Proteins encoded within one genomic window of Spirochaeta isovalerica:
- a CDS encoding glycosyltransferase, which yields MKLVIVIDTWSEGNGGVIATKRLVEELMIRGHQVRVVTTGSHEGDFYEIPGFAPAPVRESLENMGMLFGIGKKKILEEAYKNADLVQIQFPFFMSRNAVKVARKMGIPVLGAAHVQPQNIISAMGKESKLMEFMFYTLFNYCLYDQVDTLHCPSQFAADLFSAHGSKADMKIISNGIPDAYIPEEYDRPDWFGDKFVILNIGRHAMEKRQELLIDGVLKSKYKDNIQLLLCGKGEDSDKLRERGKELPVEPLIRYVSMEEKLHYLNTADLYMHASVVELESLSCLEAIGCGLPCLIGNSPYSAAPQFALDDNFIFEMDDADSLARRIDYLYENRESLKNRKKDVLQMAENFRFKKCVDQMEDLYTEILGSPVNIKDKDAEILV from the coding sequence ATGAAATTAGTTATAGTAATTGACACATGGTCAGAGGGAAACGGTGGAGTTATCGCCACGAAAAGACTTGTTGAGGAATTAATGATCCGGGGACATCAGGTGCGAGTCGTGACGACAGGCAGCCATGAAGGTGATTTTTATGAAATACCCGGGTTCGCACCGGCGCCGGTCAGAGAATCTCTGGAAAACATGGGGATGTTATTCGGAATAGGAAAAAAGAAAATCCTGGAAGAGGCCTATAAGAACGCCGATCTTGTACAGATTCAGTTTCCTTTTTTTATGTCCAGAAATGCAGTCAAAGTAGCCAGGAAAATGGGTATCCCCGTATTGGGCGCGGCTCATGTGCAACCTCAGAATATCATTTCAGCCATGGGTAAGGAAAGCAAATTGATGGAGTTCATGTTTTACACTCTATTCAACTACTGCTTATATGACCAGGTTGACACTCTTCACTGCCCATCGCAGTTTGCAGCTGATCTTTTCAGTGCCCACGGAAGCAAAGCCGATATGAAGATCATATCCAATGGCATCCCCGATGCTTACATACCGGAAGAATACGATAGACCGGATTGGTTCGGAGATAAATTCGTGATTCTCAACATAGGACGTCATGCCATGGAGAAAAGGCAGGAACTGCTTATTGACGGAGTTCTCAAGTCCAAATACAAAGACAATATACAGCTCCTTCTATGCGGTAAAGGTGAAGATTCGGACAAATTGAGAGAACGGGGAAAGGAACTGCCCGTCGAACCTCTGATCCGCTATGTCTCCATGGAGGAGAAATTGCACTACCTCAATACGGCGGATCTGTATATGCACGCATCGGTTGTCGAACTTGAAAGTCTCTCTTGCCTGGAAGCAATCGGTTGCGGTCTGCCCTGCCTGATCGGGAATTCTCCCTACAGTGCGGCGCCTCAGTTCGCCCTGGATGATAATTTCATTTTTGAAATGGATGATGCTGACAGCCTTGCCCGGAGAATTGACTATCTGTACGAAAACAGGGAAAGTCTGAAGAACAGAAAAAAAGATGTTTTGCAAATGGCCGAAAATTTCCGTTTTAAGAAATGTGTGGACCAAATGGAAGACCTCTACACAGAGATTTTAGGATCTCCGGTCAATATCAAAGATAAAGATGCAGAAATACTTGTTTAG
- a CDS encoding lysophospholipid acyltransferase family protein: MEETIRPEIPEEKIFEVKNNTKKIDFSRPYRFIYFDWWFHLLTMPFFLLCYTAAFLATFYFGFRVRNRKNLRILKKRGCITVSNHCHYFDTVFANFVVFPRRLYVTVVQRNYEVPIVRRILRFLKAFPIPGGPVGFKMITEPIGEALRRGYHVHFLPEGELVHLSQTIHRFRPGAFFQSYLHQAPVLPMVYVMKRRKLFGKELPPNWVKMEMVVGEPIYPPPLSPEGSFPREALKEMSEKAASWMEKTISDFQGTEN; the protein is encoded by the coding sequence ATGGAAGAAACAATCAGGCCTGAAATTCCGGAAGAAAAAATCTTCGAAGTGAAAAACAACACCAAGAAGATTGATTTTTCCCGTCCCTATAGATTTATCTATTTCGACTGGTGGTTTCATCTGCTGACCATGCCTTTTTTTCTGCTCTGTTATACGGCGGCCTTTTTAGCGACTTTCTATTTCGGCTTCCGTGTACGCAACAGAAAGAATCTCCGGATATTGAAAAAAAGAGGATGTATAACCGTTTCGAACCACTGTCATTATTTCGATACGGTTTTTGCCAATTTTGTTGTTTTTCCGCGAAGACTTTACGTCACTGTCGTACAGAGAAACTACGAAGTTCCCATAGTCAGAAGAATCCTCCGTTTTCTCAAAGCCTTCCCGATTCCGGGAGGTCCTGTTGGTTTTAAAATGATTACGGAGCCTATCGGAGAAGCCCTCAGACGGGGGTATCATGTCCATTTCCTCCCGGAAGGAGAACTTGTCCACCTCAGCCAGACCATTCATCGTTTCAGACCGGGGGCTTTTTTTCAATCCTATCTTCATCAGGCACCTGTACTGCCTATGGTGTATGTCATGAAAAGAAGAAAGCTTTTCGGAAAAGAACTCCCCCCCAACTGGGTTAAGATGGAAATGGTCGTCGGTGAGCCGATCTATCCGCCGCCGCTGAGCCCTGAAGGATCTTTTCCCAGAGAAGCTCTGAAAGAAATGTCGGAAAAAGCTGCTTCATGGATGGAAAAAACCATATCCGATTTTCAAGGAACAGAGAACTAA
- a CDS encoding MMPL family transporter, with product MKINNSPITDFLQFALKQKLAAVLILSVLLVFALSRIGGLNISVNMEDFFVSSDPVLKNNEEFEKLFKNSDFIGVLVESSDVFDRETLELIHRVGSILRNEVPLAGSLISLTELENFPLGGNTLRFEGDSLLSTDSEIREIRELYNTIPSIGGTLFSQNGKEAWIILQLLPYTDEWDQFSIGEEAYRILSGINSGNIRLTGTGVPIYAYRKQTEMMYDLMKVLIMGTLVALLLSTLIIRSFRGVAGAILIIIISVLIVFGFQGLRHTTIDSAFISVPILLTMGVSIGYTVHITRFFRLYYRKTGKRHDAVLYAVQESGRPILFTAFTTIAALLSFTFVEIRPIQWVGLTSALSIAAVCILTLIYYPLLLSLGKDRELSDEKDSAARFEKAMERTSRFAEKHTVPIIIFFITSVIISLFGLMRLEVDFNGIKMMGDRLNHMKDHIHIIQSDIASGETLEVIIQLGKDQFKTRENLLKLESLELKLQESPLVKETHSLAEAIKEFNYLRYNRNQDQYIVPEKDSLIRGLLLYYQRVAPESISPWIDNDYGTARIFVQLNDFSSLEIEKLLSSTEELVKESFTEDARFYMSGSSYQMAIMNQYITRGLVKSVLTASALIALLLIILFRSFKIGIIAMIPNIYPLLICGAIMGYGGIPMEFVTMTIAPMIMGLAVDDTIHFISHIRKDLKITGNPQMSIDFTFRTVGTAITETTVILCLTFLVFLASDVNSIRNMGILSASGMAAAYLADIFITPLLIKYFYRKKIK from the coding sequence GTGAAAATAAACAACTCTCCCATTACGGATTTCCTCCAATTTGCCCTGAAACAGAAACTGGCAGCTGTCCTTATACTATCTGTTCTTTTAGTCTTTGCTCTTTCCCGTATTGGCGGACTGAACATCTCGGTTAATATGGAAGATTTTTTTGTATCTTCCGATCCCGTTTTAAAAAATAATGAAGAATTCGAAAAACTCTTTAAAAACAGCGATTTTATCGGTGTTCTGGTTGAGAGCAGTGATGTCTTCGACCGGGAGACCCTTGAGTTGATCCACAGAGTCGGTTCTATTCTCAGGAATGAGGTACCACTAGCCGGATCTTTAATCTCTCTGACAGAACTGGAAAACTTCCCTTTAGGAGGCAATACCCTCCGTTTTGAAGGGGATTCACTGCTCTCGACAGATTCAGAAATACGTGAGATACGGGAATTGTACAATACCATTCCCTCTATCGGGGGAACACTGTTCTCACAGAACGGAAAAGAAGCCTGGATAATACTCCAGCTCTTACCCTATACGGATGAATGGGATCAGTTTTCTATCGGAGAGGAAGCCTATAGGATTCTCTCCGGCATAAATTCCGGCAATATCAGGCTGACCGGCACCGGAGTTCCCATTTACGCCTACAGGAAGCAAACGGAGATGATGTACGATCTTATGAAAGTGCTCATTATGGGAACTCTGGTCGCACTTTTGCTTTCCACATTGATCATCCGTTCCTTCCGCGGTGTAGCCGGTGCCATACTGATAATAATCATTTCCGTTCTCATTGTTTTTGGATTTCAGGGCCTCAGGCATACGACCATAGACAGTGCATTCATATCCGTTCCAATATTGCTCACCATGGGTGTTTCCATTGGATATACCGTCCATATAACCCGCTTCTTCAGACTCTATTATCGCAAAACGGGAAAACGACATGATGCCGTGCTCTATGCCGTTCAGGAAAGTGGAAGACCGATACTCTTTACAGCCTTTACTACAATTGCTGCCCTTTTATCCTTTACATTTGTTGAAATAAGACCGATTCAATGGGTCGGTTTGACTTCAGCTCTTTCTATCGCTGCGGTATGTATTCTGACACTAATCTACTATCCTCTGCTTCTCTCCCTGGGGAAAGATAGGGAGCTGTCAGACGAAAAAGATTCTGCTGCCCGATTTGAAAAAGCAATGGAGAGAACATCGAGGTTTGCTGAGAAACACACTGTTCCCATTATAATCTTTTTCATCACATCCGTTATTATCAGTCTGTTCGGACTGATGAGACTGGAAGTGGATTTCAACGGGATAAAGATGATGGGTGACCGTTTGAATCACATGAAAGATCACATTCACATCATTCAGTCCGATATCGCATCAGGCGAGACTCTGGAAGTCATCATCCAGTTGGGAAAAGATCAGTTCAAAACCCGGGAAAACCTGTTGAAGCTGGAAAGCCTTGAACTGAAGCTTCAGGAGTCTCCGCTTGTCAAAGAGACCCATTCCCTGGCAGAAGCGATAAAAGAGTTTAACTATCTCAGATATAACAGAAATCAGGATCAGTATATAGTACCGGAAAAAGATTCACTGATACGCGGCCTGCTGCTTTATTACCAGAGAGTGGCACCGGAATCAATCAGTCCCTGGATTGATAATGATTATGGAACAGCACGTATTTTTGTCCAATTGAATGATTTCTCTTCACTTGAAATTGAAAAACTTCTATCCAGTACAGAAGAACTTGTTAAAGAAAGCTTTACGGAAGATGCGAGATTTTATATGAGCGGATCTTCTTATCAGATGGCTATTATGAACCAGTACATTACACGAGGTCTTGTTAAGTCAGTTTTAACAGCATCGGCGTTAATAGCGCTTCTTCTCATTATTCTTTTCCGGAGCTTTAAAATCGGGATAATAGCCATGATCCCCAATATTTACCCGCTTCTCATCTGCGGAGCCATAATGGGATATGGAGGCATTCCCATGGAATTTGTTACCATGACCATAGCGCCAATGATTATGGGTCTCGCTGTTGATGATACAATACATTTCATTTCCCATATCCGCAAAGATCTGAAGATAACCGGCAATCCGCAGATGAGCATAGATTTCACTTTCAGAACTGTCGGAACAGCCATTACAGAAACAACTGTCATACTCTGTCTGACTTTTCTGGTGTTTCTGGCTTCTGATGTAAACAGCATACGCAACATGGGAATTCTTTCAGCTTCAGGAATGGCCGCCGCATATCTGGCCGATATTTTCATTACACCATTGCTGATAAAATATTTCTACAGAAAGAAAATTAAGTAA
- a CDS encoding TetR/AcrR family transcriptional regulator, translating to MKNKPGKWERTHSLLHEAAVSLFLEKRSANVSMDEIADKADVARRTLFNHFPGKELLVLEVTSPILTDGLHYLEELNRWDRVSLDEVINLFFYLWKKHGQSLNLLYAIDFEDFQDLKDLHGKYLREYMKVFSRIADWPEGLSERKNQIAVLFFRIFVNILNSLKDMPDQEFRFNKALKGLLMGMNPAEQ from the coding sequence ATGAAAAATAAACCGGGCAAGTGGGAGAGAACCCATTCATTGCTTCATGAAGCTGCCGTATCTTTATTTCTTGAAAAGAGATCGGCCAATGTGTCAATGGATGAAATCGCCGATAAGGCGGATGTTGCAAGAAGGACGCTCTTCAATCATTTTCCAGGTAAAGAATTGCTTGTTCTCGAAGTTACATCCCCTATCCTCACCGATGGCTTGCATTACCTGGAGGAACTAAACAGATGGGACCGGGTCTCTCTTGATGAAGTTATAAATCTGTTTTTTTATCTCTGGAAAAAGCATGGCCAGAGCCTCAATCTTCTTTATGCCATTGACTTTGAAGATTTTCAGGATTTAAAAGATCTTCATGGCAAATACCTTAGAGAATATATGAAAGTATTCAGCAGGATTGCCGATTGGCCGGAAGGTCTCAGTGAAAGAAAAAACCAGATTGCAGTTCTGTTTTTCAGGATATTCGTTAACATCCTTAACAGTCTGAAAGATATGCCGGATCAGGAGTTTCGATTCAATAAGGCATTAAAAGGCCTTCTTATGGGGATGAACCCGGCGGAGCAGTAA
- a CDS encoding HsmA family protein, with the protein MLISAIIFISLALVFYTAGVWGEKLTGRLKWVFLILFWLGFIMDSTGTALMSEMAGANQFNIHSLTGAAAIILMLFHAIWATYVLLKKQERLIVSFHKFSLVVWFVWLIPYLSGLFMNM; encoded by the coding sequence ATGCTGATATCTGCTATAATTTTTATTTCTCTGGCTCTTGTTTTTTATACAGCTGGAGTATGGGGTGAAAAACTGACAGGGAGGCTTAAATGGGTCTTTCTGATATTATTCTGGCTTGGCTTTATCATGGATTCAACCGGAACGGCATTGATGTCAGAAATGGCCGGAGCCAATCAATTCAATATTCACTCTCTTACCGGTGCAGCTGCTATAATTCTCATGCTTTTCCACGCCATCTGGGCAACCTATGTCCTTCTGAAAAAGCAGGAAAGACTTATTGTCAGTTTTCACAAATTCAGTTTAGTTGTCTGGTTCGTGTGGCTTATTCCCTACTTAAGCGGTCTTTTTATGAATATGTAG
- a CDS encoding ATP-dependent 6-phosphofructokinase encodes MNQKIDFTITKLGKNTVKSPIPYSVEKDKGGARFVSDDEFILPSNTLKEQNTDSLLEKAGPREMIYFNPNHVHAGIVTCGGLCPGLNDVIRAVVRTLWYRYGVQRITGVRMGYKGFLPEYNLPVKELNPYIVDHIHNMGGSILGSSRGGSDTVRIVDAMERMNLNILFTIGGDGTQRGALAITKEIKKRNLNIAVIGVPKTIDNDLSFIHKSFGFDTAVERAVEAVNTAHTEAKSAIDGVGLVKLMGRESGFIAAHTSLATSEVNFCLIPEAEFSLEGENGLLKKLEERLDARHHAVIVVAEGAGQNLLEASGETDESGNKRLADIGLFLKEKITAHFKKIGRESSLKYIDPGYMIRASAANPVDSLYCARLGANAVHAAMSGRTGMLISQWNNAFVHVPIDMAVSKKNCVDPEGSLWRDVIESTRQPARMHD; translated from the coding sequence ATGAACCAGAAGATCGATTTCACAATAACCAAATTAGGTAAAAACACTGTTAAATCACCAATTCCCTATTCTGTAGAAAAAGATAAAGGCGGAGCGAGATTCGTCAGCGATGACGAATTTATCCTGCCTTCAAACACACTAAAGGAACAGAATACCGATAGTCTGCTGGAAAAAGCCGGTCCGCGGGAAATGATCTATTTCAATCCAAACCATGTTCATGCCGGTATTGTCACCTGCGGGGGACTGTGTCCGGGGCTTAACGATGTCATTCGGGCTGTCGTGAGAACTCTGTGGTACCGCTATGGAGTTCAGAGAATTACAGGTGTGAGAATGGGATATAAAGGGTTTCTTCCGGAATACAACCTTCCCGTTAAAGAACTGAATCCCTATATTGTCGATCACATACACAATATGGGTGGGTCAATCCTCGGCTCTTCCCGGGGAGGATCCGATACCGTGAGGATTGTAGACGCTATGGAAAGAATGAATCTTAACATTCTGTTTACCATCGGCGGGGACGGTACTCAGCGCGGTGCTTTGGCCATTACAAAAGAAATAAAGAAGCGAAACCTGAATATCGCGGTTATCGGTGTGCCTAAAACGATTGATAACGATTTGAGTTTCATACATAAATCCTTCGGATTTGATACGGCAGTGGAACGGGCCGTTGAAGCGGTGAATACAGCTCATACGGAAGCCAAATCAGCGATCGACGGTGTAGGTCTCGTGAAGCTGATGGGACGGGAATCGGGGTTTATCGCTGCTCATACTTCTCTGGCAACCAGCGAAGTGAATTTCTGTCTCATCCCTGAAGCGGAATTCTCGCTCGAAGGAGAAAACGGGCTTTTAAAAAAACTCGAAGAGAGGCTTGACGCCAGACATCATGCGGTGATTGTGGTGGCGGAAGGCGCCGGTCAGAACCTCCTCGAAGCTTCCGGTGAAACCGATGAATCGGGAAACAAGAGACTGGCTGATATCGGTCTTTTTCTGAAAGAGAAAATAACAGCTCATTTTAAAAAAATCGGAAGGGAATCATCTCTTAAATATATTGACCCCGGTTATATGATACGTGCTTCTGCGGCGAATCCAGTCGATTCGCTCTACTGCGCCCGCCTCGGAGCCAATGCTGTTCATGCCGCAATGTCGGGACGTACCGGCATGCTGATTTCCCAATGGAATAATGCCTTCGTACATGTTCCGATCGATATGGCCGTATCAAAAAAGAACTGCGTCGATCCGGAAGGCAGCCTGTGGAGAGATGTGATAGAATCGACAAGACAGCCGGCCAGAATGCATGATTAA
- a CDS encoding M20/M25/M40 family metallo-hydrolase, giving the protein MAQNFEEILGKLDSYVERIANLKDIFLANLVMLSEIPAPTFMEEERRNFILERFTDYELQNCSVDEKSNALAVIPGKTGEGNILLCAHMDTVFPENTDTTVSIQPNLVSGPGVADNGAGLAALVTLPLILKELDLQFNSNIILIGTSRSLGKGDLEGLRFFLDHSQMSINSGICIEGVQLGRISYSSIGMLRGELTYKIPEEYDWTRFNSVGAIVNMTEMISRILEIPLPGRPRTSINLGSVEAGSSYNMQAMKAKLKFEIRSEAEEMVESLAEEIGNLADEMSSKTDSEVTFREVARRKPGGTLFSHPLNSRSRDILNHLGIKPRFSPSTSELAAFIDKEIPAITMGITTGENLGELDESIQIEPLYTGLAQLVALIEAIDGGYTNAN; this is encoded by the coding sequence ATGGCACAAAATTTCGAAGAAATCCTAGGAAAACTGGATAGTTATGTAGAGAGGATAGCCAATCTCAAAGATATCTTCCTGGCGAACCTCGTCATGCTCAGCGAAATTCCCGCTCCTACCTTTATGGAGGAGGAAAGACGGAATTTTATTCTAGAACGTTTTACCGATTATGAGTTGCAGAACTGTTCTGTCGATGAAAAATCAAATGCGCTAGCCGTTATTCCCGGAAAGACAGGAGAAGGTAACATACTTCTCTGCGCCCATATGGATACGGTCTTTCCCGAAAATACCGACACAACCGTTTCCATTCAGCCGAATCTCGTTTCCGGACCGGGAGTAGCCGATAACGGAGCAGGATTGGCGGCTCTCGTTACTTTACCACTTATTTTGAAGGAACTCGATCTTCAATTCAATTCGAATATCATTCTTATCGGGACTTCCAGAAGCCTTGGCAAAGGCGATCTGGAAGGACTGAGGTTTTTTCTCGATCATTCCCAGATGAGCATAAACAGCGGTATTTGTATCGAAGGAGTTCAGCTGGGAAGAATCAGCTATTCTTCCATTGGAATGCTCAGAGGCGAATTAACCTATAAAATCCCCGAAGAGTATGACTGGACCCGGTTCAACTCCGTGGGAGCCATAGTCAACATGACTGAAATGATCTCCCGCATACTCGAGATTCCCCTGCCCGGCCGCCCCAGGACGAGCATCAACCTGGGATCGGTCGAAGCCGGAAGTTCCTACAACATGCAGGCGATGAAGGCAAAACTGAAATTTGAAATCAGAAGCGAAGCGGAGGAAATGGTAGAATCTCTGGCTGAAGAAATCGGAAACCTCGCTGATGAGATGTCTTCCAAAACGGATTCGGAAGTGACCTTCCGTGAAGTGGCCAGGAGAAAACCGGGGGGCACTCTTTTTTCCCATCCGCTCAACTCCAGAAGCCGGGACATTCTCAATCATCTGGGTATTAAACCCCGATTCTCTCCCTCCACTTCGGAGCTGGCCGCTTTTATAGATAAAGAAATTCCCGCTATCACAATGGGAATAACAACGGGTGAAAATCTCGGTGAACTCGATGAGTCCATACAGATCGAGCCTTTGTACACAGGCCTCGCTCAACTGGTCGCATTAATCGAAGCTATTGATGGAGGTTACACCAATGCAAATTAA
- a CDS encoding glucosyl-3-phosphoglycerate synthase yields MQINDWLKNNTFHHSQFSNIKELVELKEAQKLSISLCIPTLNEEKTIGKEIVLFKSELMERFPLLDEIAVIDSGSEDRTLEVASAFGADTYLASEILPGLDDKKGKGENLWKAIYQLKGDIIVYIDADIKNIHPRFVYGLVAPLLLKPEVHYVKAFYDRPLAFSGSIRPSGGGRVTEILTRPLFSLFFPDLTAIIQPLSGEYAVRREVIEKIPFPIGYGVETSHLIDIYEEYGLAAFAQTDLDQRVHRNQTTRALGKMSFGILQTFLQRLKKKHDIENLPELNTVFRQFQVRDETFETIEYNIKEYERPPMITIKEYQDKFGRS; encoded by the coding sequence ATGCAAATTAATGACTGGCTTAAAAATAACACGTTCCATCATTCCCAGTTCTCCAATATAAAAGAACTGGTTGAACTGAAAGAAGCTCAGAAACTATCCATTTCTCTCTGCATACCCACTCTCAATGAAGAAAAAACAATCGGAAAGGAGATCGTACTTTTCAAATCGGAACTCATGGAACGCTTTCCCCTTCTCGATGAAATCGCCGTTATCGATTCGGGCTCTGAAGACCGGACTCTTGAAGTGGCATCAGCCTTCGGAGCAGACACATATCTCGCATCTGAGATTCTCCCCGGACTGGATGATAAAAAAGGCAAAGGTGAAAACCTATGGAAGGCCATATATCAACTGAAAGGCGATATCATAGTTTACATAGACGCTGATATCAAAAACATACACCCCAGATTCGTATACGGACTTGTAGCCCCTCTTCTTCTTAAGCCCGAAGTTCATTATGTAAAAGCTTTTTACGATCGTCCGCTGGCTTTTTCCGGCAGCATTCGTCCATCGGGAGGCGGCCGCGTTACGGAGATTCTGACAAGGCCGCTTTTCTCGTTGTTTTTTCCGGACCTGACGGCAATCATCCAGCCGCTATCGGGAGAGTATGCCGTCAGGCGTGAAGTGATAGAGAAGATTCCTTTCCCCATCGGTTACGGCGTTGAGACATCTCATCTCATTGATATATATGAAGAATATGGATTAGCTGCTTTCGCCCAGACAGACCTGGATCAGCGGGTACACCGGAACCAGACAACTAGGGCTTTGGGGAAAATGTCCTTCGGCATTCTTCAAACCTTTCTCCAGAGACTCAAGAAAAAACACGACATTGAAAATCTTCCCGAACTGAATACCGTTTTCAGACAATTTCAGGTAAGGGATGAAACTTTTGAAACAATCGAGTACAATATCAAGGAATACGAAAGGCCTCCTATGATTACCATCAAAGAATACCAGGACAAGTTCGGCCGGTCGTAA
- a CDS encoding ABC transporter ATP-binding protein: protein MEKRAFPVILKNISFSYEEGKPLFKDMSLDLPQGVVSLVGQNGTGKSTLLLLAGGRLLPEKGTVEILGRNSSELASEEERNSLVSFIYQNMEFETEETIGQLLSTIYEGGFHKKKDPSLLKTIIDVLELGSLLDKRTGEISKGEMQRTVIAFSILYGSSIIMMDEPVFALENNRKEVVLAYLNEYAAQYGVTIYYSIHEIDLSRKYSTSALLFTKEGQILSGPTREIMSKENLEKAYQVPMDMLYQRENLYRSHLLEDGLPKGLSGINTKVIE from the coding sequence ATGGAAAAAAGGGCTTTCCCCGTCATTCTCAAAAACATCAGCTTTTCCTATGAAGAAGGAAAACCGCTATTCAAAGATATGTCTCTTGATTTGCCTCAAGGTGTTGTCTCTCTTGTGGGGCAGAACGGTACCGGCAAATCGACATTGCTCCTTCTTGCCGGGGGAAGACTTCTCCCGGAAAAGGGAACCGTGGAAATTCTCGGCAGGAACAGCAGCGAACTTGCCAGCGAGGAAGAGCGGAACAGTCTGGTTTCTTTCATATATCAGAATATGGAATTTGAGACTGAGGAAACAATCGGCCAACTTCTCTCCACAATCTATGAAGGCGGATTTCACAAAAAGAAGGATCCGTCACTGCTGAAAACAATCATAGATGTGCTGGAGCTTGGAAGTCTGCTTGATAAAAGAACCGGAGAAATAAGCAAAGGCGAAATGCAGAGAACTGTTATCGCGTTCTCAATACTCTATGGCTCATCAATAATCATGATGGACGAACCGGTTTTCGCCCTGGAAAATAACAGGAAAGAAGTCGTACTGGCTTATCTTAATGAATATGCGGCTCAATATGGTGTGACAATATACTATTCCATACATGAAATCGATCTGTCCAGGAAGTATTCCACATCCGCGCTCCTTTTTACTAAAGAAGGACAGATTCTTTCTGGTCCGACAAGGGAAATCATGTCGAAAGAGAACCTTGAAAAAGCTTATCAGGTTCCGATGGATATGCTATACCAGAGAGAGAATCTTTACCGGAGCCATCTCTTGGAAGATGGCCTCCCAAAGGGATTATCCGGTATCAATACAAAAGTTATCGAGTAG
- a CDS encoding septum formation initiator family protein, translating to MKHMKWSILLYSLLAGLVVYSLLVFAGGDTGLSAMVRAESYKKLLTENLEEIREINRELTVDFDALSSDNELIKVKARALGYYEENDHLVHIDRWNPGADEYRPGFVVKREYRMDVDERSFRLLSLAGVLIAMITGIVFNMSVNRSRA from the coding sequence ATGAAACATATGAAATGGTCAATTTTACTTTATTCTTTACTGGCCGGACTGGTCGTTTACAGCTTGCTTGTTTTTGCCGGAGGAGATACGGGACTGTCGGCTATGGTACGGGCCGAATCCTACAAAAAGCTCTTAACAGAAAACCTGGAAGAAATACGGGAAATCAACAGAGAATTGACAGTTGATTTTGATGCGCTCTCTTCGGATAACGAACTCATTAAAGTAAAAGCTCGAGCTTTAGGTTACTACGAGGAAAACGATCATCTTGTTCATATAGATAGATGGAATCCCGGTGCAGATGAATACAGACCGGGATTCGTTGTAAAAAGGGAATACAGAATGGATGTTGATGAACGCTCTTTCCGTCTGCTAAGCCTGGCGGGAGTTCTTATCGCCATGATAACAGGAATCGTTTTCAATATGTCTGTTAACAGAAGCAGAGCTTGA